The nucleotide sequence ATGAACTGGTTGCCAGTTACGAAGCGATCTTTCCGAAATTGAAGGAAGCAGGCCTGAACACGGTGATTTGCTTTTCGGGCAATCGTCGGGGCATGAGCGATGAGCAGGGCCTTGAAAACTGCGCTAAGGGCCTGAAACGCCTGATGCCAAGCGCCGAAAAGCATGGCATCACCATGATTATGGAACTCCTCAACAGCAAGGTGAACCACAAAGATTATATGTGCGATCATACCGCCTGGGGTGTGGACCTGTGCAAACGAGTTGGCTCCGAGAATTTTAAACTGCTGTATGACATCTACCATATGCAGATTATGGAAGGTGACATTATTCGCACGATTCAGGAGAACAGCAAATACATTGGTCACTACCATACGGGCGGCAACCCCGGTCGCAATGAGATTGACGAAACCCAGGAGCTTTATTACCCGGCCATTATGAAAGCCATTGTTGCTACGGGTTTCAAAGGATACGTAGCGCAGGAGTTTATCCCTAAACGCGACCCACTGACGAGCCTGAAAGAAGCGGTTTTGATCTGCGATGTGTAGATTTGTGTTCTGATTTGCCAAACGGTATGGCGGTTCGGGTTCTTACTACTCGAACCGCCTTATTATTTAGCGCATTCTATGGAACCAGTTAACAGCCAACTTTTCCTCATTGTCGGGGCGGCCCTGTTCAGCATTGGGCTGGCGGTGGTGCTGCTAAAACGCCACGCCATTATGGTGCTGATGGGTATCGAACTGATGCTTAATGCAGTCAATATCAACTTAGTGGCTTTTAGCCAGTACGACCCTGACCGCCTACAGGGACAAATGCTGAGCCTGTTTGTGATGGTTGTTGCGGCTGCTGAGTCGGCGGTCGCGCTGGCCATTGTGCTGCAGGTATATCGGCATTTCCGCACGGCGCAGTTAGATGACCTGAATGAATTGAAACAATAGGCTGTACCGTGGAGCAGATTCGGCACCTGAAATTCTTCAGTCAACATCCTCTGATTACATGAATCCTCAGTTTGAACCAATCATTGATGGTATCGTAAATGACGGCTACGGCATCGTCGATTACTTTCTAACTTCGTCTGAGGTAGCGGCCCTCGCTGCGCGGTTACACGAACGTAGGGCGGCTGGTCAGTTCCGGGCTGCCGGCATAGGGAACCAGCACGTAACGGTTGAGCATGCCATTCGGGGTGACGAGATTCTGTGGCTCGATGAAGCGACCGCAACGCCAGAAGAACTGGCCTTTCTGAACCGCATTGGCGAGTTTGTTGACTATGTGAACCGGACGTGCTATCTGGGGCTGCGTGATTACGAATTCCACTACGCTCTTTACCCCGCCGGCACGTTCTATAAACGTCACCTCGATCAGTTTCGGAGCGATTCACGCCGGAAACTTTCGGTTATTTGTTACCTCAACACCGACTGGCAGGAAGCCGACGGTGGGCAGTTAGCCCTTTTTTTACCCGACGGCAGTTCTGAGCGGGAAGAGGTGGTTTTACCCGTAGGTGGCCGGCTGGTCTGCTTCGAAAGCGGCCGGCTCGAACATGAGGTTCGCCCCGCCACCCGTGAACGGTTGAGTCTGACAGGCTGGCTAAAAACCGGTTAGCTTATCGCTTGAGCATTTTAATCAGAAACTTCGGTACAAATCGCCCCAGTCGCCGTACTGATAAGGGAAGAGTGTAGCGTTTCGGATACCCTTCACTGTCGTAAGCCAGGGCCTGATCAAAATACTTATTGTCGACGGGATGACCAGTGGCAATGTTCGTAATCTTACGGACGTACAGTTTGTCAATTGTAGCGTCGGAACGTAACGGAGTGTAATACACGCAGTTTTCGAAGAAATAGTGCGTTACCTGGCTGTGCCGTGTTGAGCCGGGCGTCAGGATTTTTTCGCCCCCGTGCAGCAGGTTGGCCGACCAGATAATAGCTTTTCCCTTGGGCATATTCAGAGTAGCTTTCTTCAGTCCGTGGGCCTGAATGATTTCGGCCAGCCGTTCTTCATACTGTTTATACGTACCGCCATAAATTTCTTCAACCGTTTGGGCCTCGGAGCCTTTCAGGCCCATGTCGATCAGGTCGTAAAACGGCAGTTTATGACTACCGGGGTAGTAGTGAAGCGGGCCGTTATCAGCCCGTACGTCTTCAAGCGCAACCCACACGCCACACATGAACCGCTGCGGAATGGAGTTGAAATGAATGGAATCCGAATGGGTACGTTGCTGGGTGCCAACCGGAAAATTCAGCGTCTGGAAGGGAATTGGCTCCCGGCGGTAAAGCAGCCGAAGCATTTCCATAATTTTGGGCGCGGTGGCAATCTGCCGTACGGCCGGAACCGTCTGCCAGGCGTCCTGCTTTCGTAAGTCATTGCCGTAAAGCGGCTGAACGCCCGCTAAAGCCGCGTCGAGGATGGTCTCATCAATTTCAGGGTCGAAAATTAGAAAGCCTTCTTCTGCGTACTGGCGCACCTGCTCGGCCAGTTGTGGATCGAGATTCGCTTTTTGTAGTTCCTGGTTGAAAAACGGGGATTCTACCCAGGGTAGATTGATGGTTGTGGCCGTTGTCATAAAAGATGGTTATGGTTCAGGAAAGGTCTTAGCAAATCTATAACAAACCAGCACATTTGTTGCATAGTTGCCGGTTTGTTTCCCCACGTTAGAATCGGGATATTTGCGCCCAATTCATCGTTAACCGAATGCCCGACGACGTTTCCCCGCTGCTCCTTGCTCTGACCGTTGCCCTCTTAAGCCTGCCGTTTGCGGGGTTCCTGGTGGTGGCTGGCCTGAATCGGCGTATGGCGGGGCCGCTGGCCGTCCTGCTAACCGCTGCCGGACTGGTGCTTTCAGTACTGCTGGTTATTTATCTGCCTGCGCAGCCAATGACGTTTCGGGCCGATTGGGCCACGGTGTCGGGCGTGTCGTTTGGGATTAGTTTTCGGCTGGACACTTTAACGGCGCTCATGCTGGCTGTGGTTCATTTTGTGGCCCTGCTAGTGCAGATTTACTCGCTTTCATATCTGCACGATGAGCCAAAGTTCTCGCGGTATTTTGCGTATTTACAGTTGTTTGTCGGGGCTATGCTCGGGATTGTGCTCGCCGGAAACCTCCTGGTGATGTATGCGTTCTGGGAACTGGTGGGGCTGGCGTCTTACCTGCTCATTGGTTTTTACACGGAGCGTCCGGCCGCGAGTCAGGCCGCCAGAAAAGCGTTTCTGATGAACCGGGTTGGGGACATTGGGTTTCTGATCGGCATTTTCCTGACCTACTACCATTATGACACCCTTGAACTGGCTGCACTGACCGCCGACGGCGTTTATCTGATGCCTTCAACGGCAGTTGGTTTATGTCTGTTTATGGGCTGCGTTGGTAAGTCAGCGCAGTTTCCACTCCTGAGCTGGCTTCCTGATGCCATGGAAGGACCAACACCCGTGTCGGCTTTGCTCCACGCGGCCACGATGGTGGCGGCCGGGATTTTTCTGCTGGCACGTATCCATCCGCTGCTTTCATCCGATGCGCTGGTGGTCATTGCGCTTGTAGGCACTATCACGACGTTATGGGGCGGTTATTCGGCCCTTTTCCAGACCGATATCAAGAAGGTGCTGGCATTCTCGACCGTATCGCAGCTAGGCCTTATGGTGGCCGGCATGGGTACGGCTAACGTCAGTGGTGCCATGTTTCATCTCTTAACCCATGCCTTTTTCAAAGCGGGGTTATTTTTAAGTGCGGGAGCGGTAATTCACGCGGTCCAAACGCAGGATATGCGTCAGATGGGGGCGCTGCGCCGGTCGTTGCCGACAACCTTTGTTGCTTACACGATCTGCGCAGCAGCGCTGTCAGGGCTGCCGCTATTCTCTGGCTTTTTGTCAAAAGAGGCTATTCTGGGCGGAGCCTTTACCTGGGCCGATACGCAGCAGGGTGGTCTGGCTTATTTTGTGCCGGTAACACTCTTACTTTCGTCAGGGCTGACGGCACTGTACATGGCCCGCCAATGGCGATTAATTTTTTTCGGAACCTACCGGAACGAAGCCGTTCCGCCCACCCAGGCTCATGAGCCCGACTGGCTTATGCGCGGGCCGGTGATCGTGCTGGCTGGCCTGTCGGGGTTTTTCTGGTTTTCAGTGAATCCAGCTTCAGCGCACGGAAGCTGGTTTTTCCAGGTGTTCCCAACAGGTGAAGAATCATCAATCGTATGGTTAGCTCCGGCTTCGATCCTGTTGGTACTGGCTGGTGGCTGGCTGGGCTTCCGAATGAACGAGCCGCACTATAATCGCAGTTACGTACGCTTGTCGGTTGAATACGGCTTTCTGGATACGATTTATAAACACGTCCTCATCAACCCATGCCTTAAACTGGCCTCTATTTTTAACCGTACCGATCAGCGCGCTGTTGATGGTGTGGTGAATGGAGCGGGAATGTGGACAGTGGTGCTGGCTCATATTGCTAATGGGCTGGATCGCTACGGTGTAGACGGATTGATCAATGGCGTGGCCTGGCTGGCGGGTCGGCTAGGCCAATTAACGCGCTCGGTGCAGAATGGTCGCGTACAGTCGTACATCACGGTGGCCGTAGTCGGGTTGCTGCTGGTGCTTTGGTGGTTGCTATAACAGAACCGGCAGCAGGAAGCTGTCGGAAACGATTTATGATTCTTTCGCTACTAATTTTCCTGCCGTTGTGCGGATCGTTGCTGGTTGTTTTCTTGCCAGAAAGTCACGCAACGCGTTTTCGGTGGATTGCGCTGGGCATAACCCTGATCGAAGTAGCTCTGGCGGCTCTGGCCTATGCGGCTTTCGATCCCACGCAGGCCAATTATCAGCTCCTGGAACAAACCGGCTGGATCACGTTATCACTTGGAAACCTGGGCGTCGCGTCAATTGACTACCTGGTTGGCGTCGACGGAATAAGCTTGCCCTTGGTGGTGCTGTCGGCGGTGGTTATGCTGATTGGCGTTGTCTCATCCTGGAACATAACGCATCGGCAGAAAGCCTATTACGCCCTATATCTGCTGCTGACCGGTACGATTATGGGTTGTTTCGTTGCCCTGGATTTCTTTCTGTTCTTTCTGTTTTTCGAGTTCATGCTGCTGCCGATGTACTTTCTCATCGGTTTGTGGGGCGGCCCCCGCCGGGAGTATGCATCAATTAAATTCTTTCTCTATACCCTGCTGGGCTCTCTGCTGATTCTGCTCGTCATGATCGGGCTGTATCTGTCCGTTATGGACCCAGTCAGCACCGCCGTCGCCGTGGGCTTTGTCGAAGACCCATCCGTTGTTACGAGTGAAATTATCCAGATTCTGCAGGCTCACCTGCGAAACGGACAGATTAACCCGGCACAGGTCGTTCATACCTTCGACATGCGCTATCTGGCCGACGGCGGTAATTACCTGCCTGATGCGTTTCTCAACCCCGCGTCCGAACCAATTGTGCTAGGGCTTCCGGTTCGTATGCTGGCCTTCTGGGCGGTGTTTATTGGTTTCGCTATCAAACTGCCCATCGTGCCTCTGCATACGTGGCTACCCGATGCCCACGTCGAAGCCCCAACGCCTGTATCGGTCGTGCTGGCGGGTGTCCTGCTGAAAGTCGGTGGTTATGGCTTTCTGCGAATCGTCTGGAATTTCTTCCCGGATGGTGCCGTTGAGTACGCCCAGGCTCTCGCAGTCTTGGGAACGCTGTCTATTGTGTATGGTGGCCTGAACGCTCTGGCGCAGAATGACGTCAAGAAAATGATTGCCTATTCGTCGGTATCGCACATGGGCTTCGTGCTGCTGGGTGTAGCGTCCTTAACGGCCGAGGGCGTCAACGGCGCCATTTATCAGATGGTGAGTCATGGCATCCTGTCGGCCATGTTATTCCTCATTGCGGGCGTTGTGTATGACCGCACCCATGACCGGCGTATCGACTCCTACCGGGGCCTGATGCAGCCCATGCCGCAATACGCGACGCTCACGGCCGTGGCTTTTTTCGGATCACTGGGGTTGCCGGGCTTCTCTGGATTCGTGGGTGAGCTGTTTACGCTGATGGGCAGTTTTCAGTCGACCTGGCTGCCTGGCTGGCTGACGGCCGTTGCCACCACCGGAATTCTGCTGGCGGCTGCTTACTTCCTATGGTCGCTTCAGCGTATGTTTTTCGGCTCATTCTGGAGTCGGCACGAAACAGCATCCGCCAATGGCCTGTCGGTCCTGACCGATCTGACCGGCCGTGAGAAGCTAATGCTGATTCCGCTGGGTGCGCTGGCTCTGGTGTTTGGCCTCTTCCCGAATCTTATTTTCAACTTGACCGGTGCCACAGTCGGACAGTGGCTGGTGAAGTTTGCGGTGGAGTAAATTTACCGGCCATAGCGTCTCCGGCGAAGGACCTGCCAGACCACGCCAACCAGCCCTACCAGTGCCAGCGGGCCCAGCAAATTGAGCAGTTGCCAGCCGGTACGACCCGCGTTCATTCGAATTTTGTCTAATGGCCGAAGCGTAACGGTCCGGGCGCGGGCCGCGATAACGCCATTGGGGTCCACCAGGTAGTCAATCGCGTTTAGGGCGAAATCCTTGTTGGCAAAGGTCGTCCGCGTGAAGCGATCGAAGCCAAGTGGATAGGGCGCGTTACGTTTGTAATCCACATCGTTTACAATCAGGTCGCCATCCGAGCAAACCAGCACGCGTGAGGGTTCACCTTCTGGCCGAAAACCATTGGCGCGCGGATCGCCCGGCAGGATTCGGTTTGCAAAAATGGACTGAAACCGCCCTTCCAGCAAACAGCCAACGATGCGGACGCCCCCGGTATACATTTGTGGGTCGGGTTGCTGGCGAGCTTCATTATAGGAAATTAGGGCAGGGGCTTTCAGGACTTGGGTGTAAGGCGAAGTCAGCAGTAGGGGGGTTTTACGGATGCCCGGTGCCCGCACCGTATCCAGCGTACTGACAAATCGGCCCAGGACCGCGTCGAGGTTGCGTACAATGGGGTTGCCGCTGGTACCGAAGTTGTTCAGCAGCGGATAGAACCGCCACGGCATAAGCTGAATATTGGGCTTGTCGCCCAAATTCCCGACGTTGAGCGGAATAGGCGCGCAGTATAAATCTTTCACTACGTCGCGGTTGACGCGGACTCCCCAGCGAAAGAACAAATCGTCCAGGTTCAAACTTAGCGGTTGAGCGTAGTTTCCTTCATTGCTGACACTATCGACCCGTTGCCCATCCACAAAAAAGAGCGCCCGTCCACCGTTGACAACGAACTGATCGAGCTTGAATACTTCATCTTCCGAGAACGGCCGGTCGGGTTTGGGGACCAGAATGGCTTCCAGCCCCGCAATGGGGCCGGGTTTAGTCATGTCAATGAAAAACAGATCGTAATTTTCCTGAACCGAGGCCAGCAAATCGGCAAAGCGCGAAGGCGGCACCTGCGTATGACCATACAGGAGGCCGACCCGCCGGCGACTACCTTCCGTTTGGGTTAGTTTACGAATTGCTGATGCCAACTGAAATTCCACGCCCTCATAAGACTGATTCAACTGCTCTTCTTTAGAAGCCGCTTTGTTGCCCTTGAGCAGCAGTATGGTTGTTTCTTTTCCTTTATAAGAGACAACCGCGCCGGGGAAAATGAGCTTTTCGGTTCGTTTGCCGCTTTCGCTGGCGACCAGGTTGGTTGGCAGCAACCCCCGTTGCTGAAGTCTGTCAATGAGCTTATTCTTCTCGGCGGTATTGGTGATGGCGTCCGGGTCGATGAACCGGTACGTAAGCGATTGACCCGCGCTGGCCTGAAACTCGTCGAGCGTTTCCCGAACAGCATTTTCGAGTCGTTTGAAAGCCGGGGGCAGGTCGCCTGTCAGGTAAACATCTATATGAACGTCGTCGGGCAGATCGGTTAACAGAGTCTGCGTTGCTCCGGAGAGCGTGTAGCGCTTTTCCTGGGTAAGATCGAGCCGAAAAAAGACAAATGCCGACAGAATATTGACGGCGATTAAAGCAGCAAGGATAATTAGTAGACGAGTATGCTTCATTCTGGACTATAAACGTACAGGCGGGCGGTAAGGTCTTTCCCGATCAACGTTTTTTCATCCTGTCTATGTTCCGCCTGCATTGACCAGTTCGGTTTGTGCTCTCCGTTACGGGTAAATATTTAGGTTCGGCTTAGCTAGATTACGTGTAATTAATCGGACGAGAACTCAGAGAAAAATGCCGGAAGAACATTTATTTTTCATTGCTCACGCAACCCGGTGAAGACACTTACCGTAATGGCTTTTGAACCGGTTCAACTGTTCAGTTTCTCACCTCTCTAAACGCAGTTGACACAATGATACGCCTTACTTTTTCTGCCCGTTCGCTAACGCTGGCGGCTTTACTAACTGTGGCTGCTTTCGCCTGCAAGCAGGATGATTCAGCTCCGCCGGCTCCTGATCTGGCGTTAGGAACAACATCGCTTGGTCGGGTCCTGACGGGTGAGGGTGGCCGAACGCTGTATTTTTTTGCGCCCGATGCCAACGGGAGCGCCAACTGCGCCGGAACCTGCAAAGACAACTGGCCCGTATTCTTTAAAGAAACGCCAACTATGAGCAGTGACCTAACTGCGGCCGACTTTACGACGATTACCCGCACTGATGGTAGTAAACAAACTGCCTATAAAGGCTGGCCTCTGTATTATTTCAAAAATGACGGTAAAGCCGGCGACGTTAATGGCGAAGATGTGAACAGTGTCTGGTTTGTAGCTAAGCCTAACTATACGGTACTGATTGGCTCGGGCCAGTTGAAAGGTCAGGACGGAAAACTGTATACCAGCGATTACAAGGAAGGAACCGGCAATTCATTATATTTAACCGATAACGTTGGTCGTACTCTTTACGGCTTTGTGAACGATAAAAAGAATAAAAACAATTACACCAAAGCCGATTTGAGCAACGAAGCTGCCTGGCCAATTTTTGAAGGCCCACTCAATGAAATCCCGTCGACTCTGAACAAAGCTGATTTTGCAACAATCACGGTATTCGGCCGGACGCAGGTTACCTACAAAGGCTGGCCGCTCTATTACTTTGGTGGCGACCAGAATCTGCGGGGTAACACAAAAGGAGTTAGCGTGCCCAGACCCGGCGTTTGGCCAATTGTTAACGAAGCTACAGTTGAAGCCCCGTTGTAAGATTGACTGGTTGAACCGTAATGCCGAATGTTAACGGATCGATTGGGACATAAATGTGTCAGGCTCCGGCAATGATTTAATTTTATAACTGTACTGCTTTCGTACATGGCCAATGCTCCCGCTATACCGCCCCTGCCCGACCTGCTGGCGGGTTGCATGCGCAACCACCGGCGTAGTCAGGAGCTGCTCTACCGGCAGTTCTACGGGTATGCAATGGGGGTTTGCCTGCGGTATGCACCTACCCGCGAAGGCGCTCTGGAGGTGCTGAACGATGGCTTTTTGAAGGTGTTCACCCGGTTGGAGCAGTATGATTCCGCGCAGCCGTTTAAGGCCTGGCTCCGGCGAATTCTGATCAATACAGCCGTGGATCATTACCGGCAGGAAGTACGTCATTTTTACCACGAAGACGTCGAACGGGCCGATCAGGCTCCGGCTCCGGACTCGGTCGATGTCTATAGCCGGCTGGCTCATGACGAACTAATGGGACTCATTCAACGGTTGTCGCCCGCCTACCGGCTGGTATTCAACCTATTTGTAATTGATGGATTCACGCACGACGAGATTGCCGAACAACTCGGCATCTCGGTCGGAGCGTCGAAGTCAAATCTGGCCCGGGCGAGGGAAAACCTGCGGCAGTTACTGAAACAACTGAATCACGATGAGTATGCAAGAGCTAACCGATGACCAATTGGACGGACTCTTCAGAAAATCGGCTGAAGAGTTTGAGCCCCCCTTTGACCCGACTGCCTGGCAGGCAATGCAGAGTCAGTTAGACGATCAGAAGCAAGGTGTATTCTGGCGGAACCTGTTACGTCTGGGATTACCAGTCCTGCTGCTCTTGCTGCTAGTCGGGAGCTGGTACGTCTATCACACGATGAAAACGACAGATACCTTTGCTCGCCGGCAGGTAAGTGTATCTGGCAATAACACTTCGGGTTCAGCAGACACGAAGGTTTCCACTCGCGCTGGAACAGACCCGTCGAAAGCAGGTAGTCGGCCAGACGAGCGACGGGGGAATCGCAAAGGACCAGCGTTCAGTGAAACGCTGGCAGAGGACGGTCAGTCTGGGCTGCAGAATACAGCGACTGCTAACCGCCCGGAGCCAGTTGAAGCCGGACGGTCAGCAGCGAGCACAAAGCCAACCGAACGGCCCGATCCCGCAGTGACAGCCGTATCTGGCAAAACAAGCGCGCCGATCGGGCCTGAAGGACAAGCACTGGCTCGTATCAGTCGGCAAGTTAATGAAGTCCGAGCCGCCAGAGGGTCCGTGCCAAACGCTGTAAATGAGCCCAGGCGATCCAGTCAGAGCCCCAATAGCCGGTTGGCTAATGGGGATGCAAGCGTAATGCGTATAACGCCGTCGCGTAGTAAGCGCCGGACAAATGTGAAAACTCGCGAGCAAAGGAATAGGGATTTTTTCGCGGGGGCGTATGCGACAAATGACCCATCAACGTTTACTAAACGGTCAGAAAACCTAACGGCTGATCGAAATTCTCAACCCTCGGCACCGGCCATACCCGAAGTGAATAAGTCTGACCGGCTGCTTTATCCAACGCCAGCTCAATTGACCGGCCTTCCGGGTCAATGGCCGGTGCCGCTGGGTTTTGTAGATCGGGAGGTGGTTATGCCGGAAGATGGCGAATCTCAGTCCGAGCAGCAGGTAAAGCCTTCCCGGCTGACGGGGTTAAGCGTTCGGCTGGTGGTAGCGCCGGATCTGACCGTGGTAGGTCTGAAGAATTTTACCCGCCCCGGAACAAATGTAGGCCTGCTGGCAGAATATCAGCTAACCCCACGATGGAGCTTCCAGGCGGGTGTGCTGCGCAGTTCGAAAATATATCGGGCTGCGACATCAGACTATAATTGGATGTGGCCCGTGCAGCCGGAGAGCGTAAGCGGTCGCTGCAACATGCTCGACATACCGCTCAACCTGCGTTATGACGTAGCTTTACGGCCGCCGTCTACCGGGCGGGCGCCGAGTCGCTGGTTCGTAAGCGGGGGCGTAACAACCTACGTGATGCTACGCGAAGATTTTACGTACAACTACGCCAACCCAGCCGATCCGCGAATCAAATACCGGCAGTGGAGTACCAAAACCGGTAGATACGAATTCAGTCATTTAAATCTGTCAGCTGGCTACGAACGGTCCTTGAGTCGACGGCTGGCCTGGCAGGTTGAGCCATTTTTAAAGATTCCCCTAAAAGAAGTTGGGTATTTCAAGCTCAATCTGATTAGCACGGGTGCCTTTTTTTCGCTGCGCTATCGTTTCTGATGTATTGTTTACCCCAGTGTTCGCTTATTCATTCATGTACCTATACTAAACATTAATCCCATGCAGAACAACCCAACCACCAACGATTCAATGAAGCGCGGAGAGTTTCTCAGGTCTCTCGGCCTGAGCAGTGCTGCTTTAATGGCTTTTTACTGCATGGGAACCCTATCGTCCTGCTCAGGTAGTGACGATGATCCGGCGCCCGCCGTTAACTCATCTGCCGGATTGACGGGTAATGCGGATACCACTAAAGGGGCTATCAACTTCACACTCGATCTGACTAATGCAGATTTTAAGGCGCTTAAAACCGAAGGCCAGTATGTTAAAGCAGGCAGTGTCATCGTGGCCAATACAAAAGGCAATAAGTACGTAGCGATTCAGCGTCTGTGTTCGCATGAGCTGCAGGACGGAATCTCGTACCGGCTGGCGTCCGATGATTTCGGCTGTAGCGTGCACGGGTCGGTCTTTGCAACGAATGGAGCGGTGAAAGTGGCCGTCGGGGGGCCTGGTCAGCCAGCCATGAAGGTATATAAAGCTACTCTTAGCACAGACGGCAACAAACTTCAGGTATCTGAATAGAAGAAGCATAACCAGTATCGATTGCCTGATTCCGCCCATAAATCCGTATTTCTTCGCCCGTTGCTTTATGAAACTCTTCCTGACCGGACTAATTAGTTTTTGGCTGTATACCCTGTCTGTTTTCGGTTATACCCTTCCTGACGTCGTTACTCAGGCCGGGGCTGTTGCTGATACCAACGTTACGCCCGGATTAACGGTAACCGTAACAAAATCTGACACGCTGCCTCCTACCGGAAACACGGCCGATGACCTGCTGGCAGGCCTGACCGATTCGAGCGAAGTCCAGCCATTATTACCCCACAGGATGCTGTTTACGCAACGGGCGTTCTGGGGGCCGAAGGGACTGCTGCGAACGATAAACGTGGCTCCG is from Spirosoma taeanense and encodes:
- a CDS encoding Rieske 2Fe-2S domain-containing protein, which translates into the protein MQNNPTTNDSMKRGEFLRSLGLSSAALMAFYCMGTLSSCSGSDDDPAPAVNSSAGLTGNADTTKGAINFTLDLTNADFKALKTEGQYVKAGSVIVANTKGNKYVAIQRLCSHELQDGISYRLASDDFGCSVHGSVFATNGAVKVAVGGPGQPAMKVYKATLSTDGNKLQVSE